In Pan paniscus chromosome 1, NHGRI_mPanPan1-v2.0_pri, whole genome shotgun sequence, the DNA window TGCCCCACTCAGCACCATCCCTGGTGCCCGGCCCAGCACAGGCGTCCCGCTCTTGCTGAGTGCATAGAGACCACAGCAGCATCGTTAGCTTATCCTCGCCTGCCTTCTGCCAGCAGAGTCACTCTCCATCTCTGCTGGCTGGGTCTGATCCTGCTTCAAAGGACGCCGTTCACCTATCCCTTCACTGGCAAAGCAGCCTCATCCTTAGCCTTGGGGAAAAAGTTCTGTGCTAAATGGGTCATGCGCCTGTTCTGAGGCAGCTGATACCCCTCTGGAGAAAGCAGACTCCGGGCCCCGTCTACCTGGTCAGGGTCGGGCTTCCAGCAGCAGCTAGGGTGCAGCCAGTGGTAGTACACAAGCCGCAGAGCCAGGCCCAGAAAGAAGCAGCCACATCCCACAGGCAGCCACAGCTGCAGTGGAATCCCGCTGGGCAGCCAGGAGCTATGAGTCACCCAGGTGGCCACCAGGAGAATGCTGTCACTCAGGAGGAAGGCAAAGTGGATGATGGCCCGGCCTCGGGTGCGGCCCTCAGCCACGTTGAACCAGGAGAAATAGAGGATGGTGGCCACCGTCACCCGGTACAGCCACTCAGAGCTGGGGTCCGGCATGAAGTCTGTGCCCTGAAGCCAGACCCAGAGCAGCAGTACCAGCCACAGGCCCAGGAAGTGCAGGGCCACATAGCTGGGGAAGAGGGCTGAGAACAGGGCCACAGCCAGGACTCGGGGCCACAGCAGCAGCAGGTTCCACAGGAAGTAGATCACGGAGGAGCCCAGGCCCAGGAGCGGCTTGGAGGGGAGGCAGGTGCGCAAGGCCCGGTGGTAGTCGAGCAGTGCCCATGAGATGCCCAGGAAGGATGTGCAGATGCCAACCCCTGCAAAGAGTAGGAGGGAACAGTGAGTCCTGGGGCCAGCCTGCTTGGCACTCCCCAGGGGTCGCAGGTACCGTGGGGGCCCTCCCAGCAACCCTGGGGTAGGTATTAGAATCCCTCGTTTGTTGAAGGCAAATCTGCAGCTAGAGAAGACCCAGTGAGTTCCCACAACCAAAAACAAAGCTATGACTCCTAATATAGAGCCTGCCCCTCACCACAGCGCTTTGCTGCGTAGGTGCTATCCGGGTGGTATTTGTCAAAGATGAGAGGATGTGACTTGTGGCCCACCCAGCACTCAGCACCCCTGGGCCTTGGCTGCATCCTGGGCATCTTCCAGGGCCCCATAACCCTTTCTTTCTGGGAAGAACACAAGCCTTCCTTGTGTCTAAAAATCAAGAGTCTCAGTTCCCTCTTTCTTAGTCTCAAAAAGGGAGTAGAAAATCCCATGGGGTGGCAACAGGCTCTGGCTAAAGCTGCCCTCAGGGCCAGGAGAGATGTCCCTGCTGTGTGGACAggtctccccactcccctcccctcccctccaagaCCAGAGGCCATCGGACTGACCCCTAATCTTGATTTTCCAAGATCCAGAAGTTTACAACAGGGGTCCTATCCCACCTCCTGGTTGCCAATCCTGGAGCAGAAGCACAAGGGCCTCCAGGGAGGGATGGAAGTGGCACCGGCACGTCTCCCGACTGCTTCCTCCCCTGTCCCCGTCCACCGCAGTCATTCGACAGATGTTTACTGGGAACCTATTAGGCGCCCAGAACCCACTCCTAGCCTGGAAACAGATCTGTGCTCATTAGCCTTGCCCAGGTCTCAGCAGGGCCGATGTTCTTCCAGTTTGCCCAGCATGCCACCTTCCGTGACCTTGACAAAGCTCTGCCCAGGATGTTAGGTCGCCAGAAGCACAGGCCCCACTTCCCCGGCCTACTCCTCCATTACCCCGCAGGCCCCAGCTTGAAGAGCCCCTGGAGTCACCCACCCTGACCCCATGCCACCCACTCAGCTGTGTCAGGTATCCCTGTAACATGCCACCCACCTCTGTCTGGAGTCTCATCACACAGTAATTATCTATTTCCTTATCTCTGAGCTCCTCGAGGGTAGAAAACAGACTCTGCTCACTTGGGATCCCCCAGCAgcccagtacctggcacataacagCAGCGAAAGAGATGTTTGCTAAATAAAAAGTAGGGAAAATCTGTCTCGCCCCCTTACCCCCTGCCACACTCGCAGTGCAGACTGTCTGCACTTGGCCCTGGTTCTAGACACCCCCAACCCTCAACAGACAAAAACGTGTGCCCAGTGAGTGCCCAGTAACCCAGGGCAAGTCACTCACCTTTCTGCacctctttaaaaatgaagatcaaTATAGCACAAACCTACAGGGCTGCTGTGAACATGAGCAATGATGACTGTAAGTGCTTCCCACAGGGCCTGGCTAATAGCTGGCACTCGATTGTGACAGCCGCTATTATTGTTTTTTCAATCAATATATAGACTCAGACTAGCAAGACGAAAGGGCCCTTGGAGATCGAGTCCAACCTCCATCTTCCACAGGAAGGCTCTCCAGGTCACACAGCGAGTGACGGTAGAGTGAGGACTGGTTTCTTGAGAGGCTGTGGCATTTATGGCAGTggtggaggaaggcaaaggggaaggctTGGACCCTGAATCGGATGTGAGTGGGGGCCCTCTTTAGCTTGGCCACTGTCCGGGTCTGTGCAAATGGGCAAGTCACTTTCCTTTCATGGGCAAAAACCCTCCCAAAGCTCCTCACTATAAACTTCACCCATGCTTAGGGGGCCCTGTGAGCCTCTGCTCCCTGCCTCTCCCTTTTCCAGTCACTCAACCGTAGCTACTTGTTTTAGTCTATCATCCtggcagggcaggggctgggttcatcttgttcactgctgtgtccccagcacagTAACAGGCACAGAAGAGATGCACAATGAAAACCTGACTGGATGAAGGCATTCAATATattgtttcttgtttctcttttaaaattttgaagagatgaggtctcactatgttacccaggatggtctccaactctggcctcaagcgacctgtgcaccttggcctcccaacgtatGAAATTGTTTAACTAAAAAGTTACCTATGCTGTATCAGGCACCTTACACACTTCATTatcttcaaaattataaaaattacaattaagacttgtgggccaggcacagtgggcgacacctgtaatcccagcaccttaggaggctgaggtaggaggttacttgagctcaggagttcaagaccagcctgggtaacaaagtgggacctcgtctctacaaaaaaaaaaagaaagaaagaaaaattagccagcatggtgatacacacttgtagtcccagctactcaggaggctgagacaggaggatcacttgagcctgggaggtcgaggctacagtgagccatgatcaggctgCTGTACTCCACTACGGgcgatgacagagtgagactctgtaccAGGAACTTATGTACCAGGAAATGGGCTTTCTTTGcatcacctcatttaatcctttcatcAACCttatgaggcaggaggatttaaGCCCATATTTCAGATGAGAACAAACATACTCAGAGAGGTCAAGGCATTTGTCCAAACTCAAACAGCTGTAGAGTGACTTTAGGTTTCAAGCCAGATCTGCCTGACTAAAGCCTGTTCTCCTGTTTTCTAAGCAGCCTTTATAAAAGACTAAAAACAGTTCCAATATTTGAGAGACCCCCCACCAAGCCACGACAGGGGGGCCAGCCACAGGCCTTCACTCACACTGGTAGTACTCAGCCCGGCCACTCTGCAGCATGATGGCCAGCACCAGCGTGAGCTGTGGTGCCGTCTCCAAGAAGGTCTCGAAGAGCCGCAGCATGCTGATGTCCAGGGCGAGGAAGTCGGCGTAGGCCAAGTCAAACTCAGAGGGCTCCTCCTGCTGCCACACCAGCAGCCCCTGCCGCAGCTCCTGCACGCACCTAGGCACCACACACAAATGCCCAGAGGGCCAGGTTAGTGTCCTGTgaattcctcagcctcccacccaTCTAATGAGTGGACACAGGCTCCAACCTGGCTCCTCACATCCATGCTATGGGGCCTTCGGCAATGTCCTAACCTCACTGAActtgtttcatctgtaaaatgaggatcgaggccgggtgtggtggctcatgcctgtaatcccagcactttgggaggctgaggcgggctgatcacgagttcaggagattgagaccatcctggctaacatggtgaagcctcgtctctactaatacaaaaaattagctgggtgtggtggtgcgcgcctgtagtcccagctactcaggaggctgaggcaggagaatctcttgaatctgcgaggcggaggttacagtgagccaagatcgtgccactgcactccagcctggcgacagaacaagactccgtctcaaaaaaaacaaaaaaacaaaaatggggaTCAATACACCTTCTACTCCCGCTGGCTAAGCACTGTCCCAAGCTCATCACAAACCTTGTCCTGTTTACTTCTCACaaaagcccattttacagatggggaaacaggaTCAAGAAGCTAATaaggtctgggtgcagtggcttgcacctgtaatcccaacattttgacaggccaaggcaagaggatcactggaggccaggagtttgagaccaccctgggcaacacagcaagccccatctctacaaagaattttttttaattagttggacgtggtggtacaagcctgtagtccaagctactcaggaggctgacgcaggaggacagcttgagcccaggagttcaaggccaccgtgagccatgattgattgtgccactgcactccagcccaggcaacagagaccctgcctctctctctctttttttttcttttttttggagacagagtctacaTCTGtcacttgtcgcccaggctagagtgcagggcacaaactcggctcactgcaacctccacctcccaggttcaagcgattctcctgcctcagcctccggagtagctgggatgctgggattacaggcatgcgccaccacacctggctaatttttgtagagatgagctttTGCCATGTtcagcaggctggtctcgaactcctgacctcaagtgatccacccacctcagcctcccagactgctaggattacaggcatgagccaccaagcctgaccaGACcctgcctctttttaaaaaacaaacaaaaaattataagcagCTAATAAGTACTGGAATGAGGATTTGGATCCAAACCTGAATTGGAAAGGCATGCCATAAAGTTGCCTGaggcagtagttctcaaactttagtgtgccCAAGATCTCCTGGGGTCCTGTGGGCAAGAGGACATTTGCCTCTTGGGCACTTCTGGGCACAGGCCAGATGGAATCAGACTCTGCCTTGCCCCGGCCACAcaggggaggggctggaggagggttAGATTGGAAGGAGGGATCCCATTTAAGAGGCTGGCCCTGAGTGGTTAAGGATGGAGATTGGGGCGGAGTTAAGAGAGTCCAGAGTTTGGACAGACAGGTCTGGGGTACCCACTGGCATGAAGAGTAAGTGGAGGATGCACCAAGGACCCTCCACCCAGAACTTTGCTCTCAGTTGCCTATTGGGAGAGAACCCCGTTCACTCATCACAAGCTCATTCACCAGACATGTACTGTCACTTCCCCTGGAAGGACACAAGAACACACTGAGGAGCAGGCAGGCAGGACAGGCTGGGGTTCTCCCTCAGCAGGAGCCTTTGCCTATGGTCCCCAGTGACCTAGCAGGGACCCCTGCCTCGGCCAATTCACAGGCAGGAACAGAGACCCATTTCCAAAGCCAAAGCTAGTACAGTCTGTCTGACTCAAGCTCAGCAGAAATATTGGCCACAAAGATACATAAGGTAGTTACAGATTCACGGCTCATGGAGGCCTGCC includes these proteins:
- the XKR8 gene encoding XK-related protein 8 isoform X1, whose amino-acid sequence is MRSAAATCGRRWCWRCWAWPPWRCSSSAGSGCALTLPACTGRSPRAAAWRCCISCSWVTCTGACRSCGRGCWCGSRRSPLSLTWPTPTSSPWTSACCGSSRPSWRRHHSSRWCWPSCCRVAGLSTTSVLGCWGIPSEQSLFSTLEELRDKEIDNYCVMRLQTEARSGFWAPNRFPVNICRMTAVDGDRGGSSRETCRCHFHPSLEALVLLLQDWQPGGVGICTSFLGISWALLDYHRALRTCLPSKPLLGLGSSVIYFLWNLLLLWPRVLAVALFSALFPSYVALHFLGLWLVLLLWVWLQGTDFMPDPSSEWLYRVTVATILYFSWFNVAEGRTRGRAIIHFAFLLSDSILLVATWVTHSSWLPSGIPLQLWLPVGCGCFFLGLALRLVYYHWLHPSCCWKPDPDQVDGARSLLSPEGYQLPQNRRMTHLAQNFFPKAKDEAALPVKG
- the XKR8 gene encoding XK-related protein 8 isoform X2 codes for the protein MPWSSRGALLRDLVLGVLGTAAFLLDLGTDLWAAVQYALGGRYLWAALVLALLGLASVALQLFSWLWLRADPAGLHGSQPPRRCLALLHLLQLGYLYRCVQELRQGLLVWQQEEPSEFDLAYADFLALDISMLRLFETFLETAPQLTLVLAIMLQSGRAEYYQWVGICTSFLGISWALLDYHRALRTCLPSKPLLGLGSSVIYFLWNLLLLWPRVLAVALFSALFPSYVALHFLGLWLVLLLWVWLQGTDFMPDPSSEWLYRVTVATILYFSWFNVAEGRTRGRAIIHFAFLLSDSILLVATWVTHSSWLPSGIPLQLWLPVGCGCFFLGLALRLVYYHWLHPSCCWKPDPDQVDGARSLLSPEGYQLPQNRRMTHLAQNFFPKAKDEAALPVKG